Proteins found in one Erythrobacter sp. KY5 genomic segment:
- a CDS encoding prolyl oligopeptidase family serine peptidase — protein sequence MRASFIATTGLAMVFGLGATVPASAQDGYQTPPPEVTDIVTRAPAPRVSISPDNDLILLMEREALPPVADLARPMEKLAGIRLDASVNDRYGTRDFVGLSLQDIATGEVRSIDLPANADISDVAWSTDGSKIVFTNTRADAMDVHVLDTASGQVTTLMTGGVNPVFQSPTWLPGGSLLTLAIPSDRGEKPMESLTPQGPAIQDASGGQEAQTRTFQDLLENPHDEAMFKWLATSQPVIMDADGSNIRMVGEPRIYTNVSASPDGQYLLMEWISEPFSYQVPWYRFPHTSAVFTMDGDLVSTIVEQPLADALPVQGVVTGRRSIQWHPGEDAMLMWVEAQDGGDPRTESDNRDNVLAFEAPFRGEGRVLARLEDRASGAMGIEGTDDLIVYEYDRDTRELRQTLVDVRDGEAAREIGLRNIQDAYNDPGSPLMTTNEYGKYVARNVDGKLLLTGSGATPEGLRPFLRRFDLSTLDTEELWRNSGEQLESVIDVVTEDGSEFITFYESPTNPGNVKLYSGGSEQFLTNFPDPHPELTGIKRELVTYTREDGVELTATLYLPPEYKEGDKVPVVVWAYPREFNDASTAGQNRDSPYRFTRIGGYSHLFFLTQGYAVLDRASMPVVGSDPETVNDTFIEQVVSNAQAAVDFTVERGFGDGVRLGVGGHSYGAFMTAHLLARSDLFRAGIARSGAYNRTLTPFGFQAERRIFWDTPETYYRLSPFMAANMINEPVLFIHGDNDSNSGTFPQQSERMFAAVKGTGGTARLVMLPHEDHGYRGRESVLHTLHEMFEWFDAHVKNAEVETAE from the coding sequence ATGCGCGCATCTTTTATCGCAACCACCGGACTTGCAATGGTTTTTGGTCTTGGAGCCACCGTGCCCGCATCGGCGCAGGACGGTTACCAGACCCCGCCGCCGGAGGTGACCGATATCGTCACCCGCGCACCTGCACCGCGCGTCTCGATCTCGCCTGATAATGACCTCATCCTGCTGATGGAGCGCGAGGCCCTGCCGCCGGTTGCCGATCTTGCGCGGCCGATGGAAAAGCTCGCCGGGATCCGCCTCGATGCGAGCGTCAACGATCGTTACGGCACGCGCGACTTTGTCGGCCTGTCGCTTCAGGACATCGCCACCGGAGAGGTACGCTCGATCGACCTGCCGGCCAATGCGGACATCTCGGACGTCGCGTGGTCCACCGACGGGTCGAAAATCGTCTTCACCAACACGCGCGCTGACGCGATGGATGTTCACGTCCTCGATACCGCCAGCGGGCAAGTTACGACATTGATGACCGGGGGAGTGAACCCGGTATTCCAAAGCCCGACATGGCTGCCCGGCGGCTCGCTTCTGACACTCGCCATCCCGTCCGATCGGGGCGAAAAGCCGATGGAATCGCTCACCCCGCAAGGCCCGGCGATCCAGGACGCATCAGGCGGCCAGGAAGCGCAGACCCGCACGTTTCAGGACCTGCTCGAAAACCCGCATGACGAGGCGATGTTCAAATGGCTCGCCACCAGCCAGCCGGTGATCATGGACGCCGATGGCTCGAACATTCGCATGGTGGGCGAACCGCGTATCTACACCAACGTCAGCGCATCGCCCGACGGCCAGTACCTGCTGATGGAATGGATCAGCGAACCGTTTTCGTACCAGGTGCCGTGGTATCGCTTCCCGCACACAAGCGCGGTCTTTACGATGGACGGCGACCTCGTCTCCACAATCGTCGAACAGCCGCTTGCCGACGCTCTACCCGTACAGGGCGTCGTCACCGGAAGGCGCAGCATCCAGTGGCATCCGGGCGAAGATGCAATGCTGATGTGGGTTGAGGCGCAGGACGGCGGCGATCCGAGGACCGAAAGCGACAATCGCGACAATGTGCTCGCCTTCGAGGCCCCTTTTAGGGGTGAGGGCAGAGTGCTCGCACGGCTCGAAGACCGCGCATCGGGCGCGATGGGGATTGAGGGGACCGACGACCTCATCGTCTACGAATATGACCGCGACACCCGCGAGCTTCGCCAGACACTGGTCGATGTGCGCGACGGCGAAGCGGCGCGCGAGATCGGCCTTCGCAACATTCAGGATGCGTACAACGATCCCGGCAGCCCGCTGATGACCACCAACGAATACGGCAAATATGTCGCTCGAAACGTTGACGGCAAACTGTTGCTGACCGGTTCTGGTGCGACACCGGAAGGGCTGCGCCCGTTCCTGAGGCGTTTCGACCTCTCAACGCTCGATACCGAAGAGCTTTGGCGCAATTCAGGAGAGCAGCTGGAATCGGTGATCGACGTCGTGACCGAGGACGGAAGCGAGTTCATCACCTTCTACGAAAGCCCGACCAATCCGGGCAATGTGAAGCTCTATTCCGGCGGGTCAGAACAATTCCTGACGAACTTCCCCGATCCGCACCCCGAACTGACCGGCATCAAGCGCGAACTCGTGACCTACACCCGCGAAGACGGAGTGGAGCTGACGGCAACGCTCTACCTGCCGCCCGAATACAAGGAGGGCGACAAGGTGCCGGTCGTGGTCTGGGCCTATCCGCGCGAATTCAACGACGCATCCACCGCAGGCCAGAACCGCGATTCGCCATACCGCTTCACCCGGATCGGAGGCTATTCGCATCTGTTCTTCCTGACGCAAGGGTACGCCGTGCTCGACCGGGCCTCGATGCCGGTGGTTGGCTCCGATCCGGAAACGGTCAACGACACCTTCATCGAACAGGTCGTCTCCAATGCTCAGGCCGCAGTCGACTTCACGGTCGAGCGCGGCTTTGGCGACGGAGTGCGGCTGGGTGTCGGTGGGCACAGCTATGGCGCTTTCATGACCGCTCACCTCCTGGCGCGCAGCGACCTGTTCCGCGCAGGCATCGCGCGTTCGGGCGCATACAACCGCACGCTCACCCCCTTCGGTTTTCAGGCAGAACGCCGCATCTTCTGGGACACGCCCGAGACCTACTACCGCCTCAGCCCCTTCATGGCGGCGAACATGATCAACGAGCCGGTGCTGTTCATCCACGGCGACAATGACAGCAATTCAGGCACGTTCCCGCAGCAGTCAGAGCGCATGTTCGCAGCGGTCAAGGGCACGGGTGGAACCGCGCGGCTCGTCATGCTGCCGCACGAGGACCACGGTTATCGCGGCCGCGAATCCGTGCTGCACACGCTTCACGAGATGTTCGAATGGTTCGATGCCCACGTGAAAAACGCAGAGGTAGAGACGGCCGAATGA
- a CDS encoding SET domain-containing protein — protein sequence MLIVPTYIGPSLIEGVGVFAAEPISSGCAIWTLDERFDQLSSITDIDALPEVLRRFVSRYGYPHMTRPGLTVVEFDNGRFMNHADRPNTDFTDPNIGWAIRDIAAGEEITCDYGEFDPQFVMDEGRQFIPASRPEQDPAPL from the coding sequence ATGCTGATCGTTCCTACATATATCGGCCCCAGCCTTATCGAAGGGGTCGGAGTTTTCGCTGCGGAGCCCATCTCTTCCGGCTGCGCAATCTGGACCCTCGACGAACGCTTCGACCAGTTGTCCTCGATTACCGACATCGACGCGCTCCCGGAAGTTCTTCGTCGTTTCGTCTCACGCTACGGCTACCCGCACATGACGCGTCCCGGTCTCACTGTTGTCGAGTTCGACAACGGGCGCTTTATGAACCATGCGGATCGTCCGAATACCGACTTCACCGATCCCAACATAGGTTGGGCGATCAGGGACATTGCAGCCGGAGAAGAAATCACTTGCGATTATGGTGAATTCGACCCGCAGTTCGTGATGGACGAGGGGCGCCAATTCATTCCAGCCAGTCGACCCGAACAGGACCCTGCACCTCTTTGA
- a CDS encoding glycosyl hydrolase: protein MKFSRLVIAAAAIFGLGQVAIAQDDTAEEKPALSSGTFSAFKLRNIGPAFMSGRIADIAIDQDDPATWYVAVGSGGVWKTENAGTTWTSLFDGQGSYSIGSLGLDPSDPSRIWVGTGENHGGRHAGFGDGIYLSEDGGKTWTKKGLEGTERIGNIIVHPEDSNIVWVAAQGPLWSPGGERGVYKTTDGGETWENVLSAGEYTGAGDLVIDPSNPDRLYAAMWQRHRTVAAYIGGGPETGLWRSEDGGDTWTELKSGIPGGNKGKIGLAISPMQPDVVYAAIELDRREGGVWRSDNRGSSWTKMSDTVSGGTGPHYYQEFYASPHFFDRIYLVSNTSQISNDGGKTFYGLNNDLKHVDDHAIAFHPTDPEYIMFGSDGGLYESWDHTKTWRFINNLPITQFYKVAVDDAEPFYYVYGGTQDNNSQGGPSRTDNRQGIRNDDWFVTLGGDGHQSATEPGNPNIMYAQSQQGNLARIDRITGEVVNIQPQPAPGDDIPRWNWDSPIWVSQHEPTRLYFASQRLWRSDNRGDSWTAISGDLTRNENRMRLPVMGRQWSWDAPWDIYAMSQYNTITSIGESPLNESLLYVGTDDGLIQVSEDGGANWRRVEVGSLPGVPATAFVNDIRADLHDVNTVYVALDNHKYGDFKPYLLKSSDRGRTWRSIAGDIPDRHIVWRLVQDHVNPNLLFTATEFALFFSLDGGAKWTKLSGNAPTISFRDVTIQRREDDLVAASFGRGFFIVDDISPLRTLSESSLEQEAMLFPGRKAWWYIEKPELAFSRGGSQGHGYYMAPNPEFGANFTYYLAENIQSLEAIRQESERPLVKAGDDTPFPSFDALTAELQEEDPAIWLTVRDADGNVVRRIQGPAKKGFHRVNWDLRYPSTSVAREGSERSGFLVTPGQYTVSLSKRVRGQTTELVGPQPFTVERLREGALPAQPGAAEFWAEISAFSRRVSAVSSTLDDVERRVGLMAAAVRAAPGGDPTTLDNRLDAIRAEVHTLDEMLNGNEARNAIYERTQPTVRSRLGRVMFGVSGSTYGPTQTQREQFGYAQADFGAIRDRLRTLTESTIPAFEAELEAAGAPWVPGSALPQ from the coding sequence ATGAAATTTTCGAGGCTTGTCATAGCCGCCGCTGCCATTTTCGGGCTCGGCCAGGTCGCAATCGCGCAGGACGATACGGCTGAAGAGAAACCCGCCCTTTCGAGCGGCACGTTCAGCGCCTTCAAGCTTCGCAATATCGGGCCTGCTTTCATGTCAGGCCGCATTGCCGACATCGCGATCGATCAGGATGATCCCGCGACATGGTATGTGGCGGTCGGCTCCGGCGGCGTCTGGAAGACAGAGAATGCCGGCACGACATGGACCAGCCTGTTCGATGGACAAGGCTCCTATTCAATCGGTTCGCTGGGCCTCGACCCCTCCGATCCCAGCCGCATCTGGGTCGGCACGGGTGAGAACCACGGCGGGCGTCACGCAGGCTTTGGTGATGGCATTTACCTCTCCGAAGACGGCGGCAAGACCTGGACCAAGAAGGGCCTCGAAGGGACCGAGCGGATCGGCAACATCATCGTCCACCCGGAAGATTCGAACATCGTCTGGGTCGCAGCGCAAGGCCCGCTCTGGTCACCGGGCGGTGAGCGCGGCGTCTACAAAACCACCGATGGCGGTGAGACTTGGGAGAACGTCCTGTCCGCTGGCGAATATACCGGCGCTGGCGATCTCGTCATCGACCCATCCAACCCCGACCGACTCTATGCCGCCATGTGGCAGCGTCACCGCACCGTCGCCGCTTATATCGGCGGCGGCCCGGAAACCGGCCTGTGGCGCAGCGAAGATGGCGGTGACACATGGACCGAGCTGAAGAGCGGCATTCCCGGCGGCAACAAAGGCAAGATCGGCCTCGCCATCTCTCCCATGCAGCCCGACGTCGTCTATGCCGCAATCGAACTGGACCGTCGCGAAGGCGGCGTGTGGCGTTCGGACAATCGCGGATCGAGCTGGACCAAGATGTCCGACACGGTCAGCGGCGGCACCGGACCGCACTATTATCAGGAATTCTATGCCAGCCCGCACTTCTTCGACCGCATCTACCTCGTCTCTAACACCTCGCAGATTTCGAACGATGGCGGGAAGACATTCTACGGCCTCAACAACGACCTGAAGCACGTCGACGATCACGCCATCGCGTTCCACCCGACCGACCCAGAATACATCATGTTCGGCTCTGACGGTGGCCTTTATGAAAGCTGGGATCACACCAAGACATGGCGCTTCATCAACAATCTGCCGATCACGCAATTCTACAAGGTGGCGGTCGATGATGCCGAGCCGTTCTACTATGTCTATGGCGGCACGCAGGACAACAATTCGCAAGGCGGTCCGTCGCGCACCGACAACCGTCAGGGCATTCGCAACGACGACTGGTTCGTAACGCTTGGCGGTGACGGCCACCAGTCCGCGACCGAGCCGGGCAATCCCAATATCATGTATGCGCAGTCGCAGCAGGGGAACCTTGCCCGGATCGACCGGATTACCGGCGAAGTGGTGAACATCCAGCCGCAGCCCGCGCCGGGCGATGACATTCCGCGCTGGAACTGGGATTCGCCAATCTGGGTCAGCCAGCATGAGCCCACCCGCCTCTACTTTGCCTCGCAGCGCCTGTGGCGTTCGGACAATCGCGGCGACAGCTGGACTGCGATCTCGGGCGATCTCACCCGCAACGAAAACCGCATGCGTCTGCCCGTCATGGGCCGCCAGTGGAGCTGGGATGCGCCGTGGGACATCTATGCGATGAGCCAGTACAACACGATCACATCGATCGGGGAATCGCCGCTCAACGAAAGCCTTCTTTATGTCGGCACCGATGACGGTCTCATCCAGGTGAGCGAGGATGGCGGCGCGAACTGGCGCCGGGTCGAAGTCGGCTCGCTTCCGGGCGTTCCGGCGACGGCCTTCGTCAACGACATTCGCGCCGATCTGCATGACGTGAACACCGTCTACGTCGCGCTCGACAATCACAAATATGGCGACTTCAAACCGTATCTTCTCAAAAGCAGCGACCGCGGGCGCACATGGCGCAGCATTGCAGGCGACATTCCCGACCGCCACATCGTCTGGCGTCTGGTTCAGGACCACGTGAACCCCAACCTGCTGTTCACCGCGACCGAATTTGCCCTGTTCTTCAGCCTCGATGGCGGCGCGAAGTGGACCAAGCTTTCGGGCAATGCGCCAACCATCTCGTTCCGTGACGTGACGATCCAGCGGCGCGAGGATGACCTTGTCGCCGCAAGCTTTGGACGCGGCTTCTTCATCGTCGATGACATCTCGCCGCTTCGCACGCTGAGCGAATCCAGCCTAGAGCAGGAAGCTATGCTTTTCCCGGGCCGCAAGGCATGGTGGTATATCGAAAAGCCCGAACTCGCCTTCTCGCGCGGCGGTTCGCAGGGGCATGGCTACTACATGGCTCCCAACCCCGAATTCGGCGCGAACTTCACCTATTATCTTGCCGAGAACATCCAGTCGCTCGAAGCCATTCGGCAGGAGAGCGAGCGTCCGTTGGTGAAAGCGGGCGACGATACGCCGTTCCCGAGCTTCGATGCGCTCACGGCAGAGCTGCAGGAAGAAGACCCGGCGATCTGGCTGACCGTGCGCGATGCAGATGGCAACGTGGTTCGCCGGATACAGGGGCCTGCGAAGAAAGGCTTTCACCGCGTCAACTGGGACCTGCGTTACCCATCGACATCGGTAGCGCGCGAAGGATCGGAGCGGTCGGGCTTCCTCGTGACGCCGGGTCAGTACACTGTGTCGCTGTCCAAGCGCGTACGCGGGCAAACGACCGAACTTGTCGGCCCACAGCCCTTCACCGTCGAACGGCTTCGCGAAGGGGCGCTTCCGGCACAGCCTGGCGCAGCCGAGTTCTGGGCAGAGATCTCCGCGTTCAGTCGCCGTGTTTCGGCGGTCTCATCGACGCTTGATGATGTCGAGCGCCGCGTTGGCCTGATGGCTGCGGCAGTCAGAGCAGCACCGGGCGGCGATCCGACCACGCTCGACAACCGCCTCGACGCGATCCGCGCAGAGGTGCACACGCTCGACGAAATGCTGAATGGCAACGAAGCGCGCAACGCGATCTATGAGCGTACCCAGCCGACGGTGCGCAGCCGCCTTGGCCGCGTGATGTTCGGGGTGAGCGGGTCGACCTATGGTCCGACGCAAACGCAACGCGAGCAGTTCGGCTATGCACAGGCAGACTTTGGCGCGATCCGCGACCGTCTGCGCACGCTAACCGAGAGCACCATCCCCGCCTTCGAGGCAGAGCTGGAAGCGGCGGGCGCGCCCTGGGTGCCGGGAAGCGCGCTTCCGCAATAA
- a CDS encoding M14 family zinc carboxypeptidase: MLRRALAALAAFSMPLAAVPAAAEPVEFFQVAGVTYDESIPSFEDSAGYEIGERPVRYGDLVTYLRDLAARSDRITVETIGYSHERRPILTFTVTSPQNHASIESIRQTHLARAQGNAAPGAAPMVLWINWGVHGAETTGMVGSIPTLYHLAAAQGPEIEAQLRDAVIVLTVAFNPDGHSRRVDHVEKFWSYADNTDPNDAAHNLWVDARTNHYGFDLNRQWLLLTQPESQAWISEWHRWKPMVSVDYHEMGSASPYYFHPGEELRRNPLIPMRARDLTKQIAQRHAAWMDSEARLYSSEEGFDNFYIGKGSTYPQINGALGILFEAGAARGGAIQTERGLVTTADNARTHFRTALTSIQGSLDLRNEITAYQRDFFAQNARNGGAGGWVFTAEGDPERAARFVRLLNMHDIRVTRLGSDVTADGRTFRASTSYFVPDAQSNNRMIRGIFERITEFEENIFYDVSGWTLPLAYDLEYARIGSGNAGTSADGEFESAPAPERAQYGYVFDWSHTYAPRALNRILSKDIMARAAMEEAMFPTTAGNVQFGRGSIFVPLARQETSQADIHAIMQTIAAEDGVPVYAVSSGSTPDTGRDLGAAGVFRSLENPRVVLAYDGGLSRYDYGEVWWTLDHNHRMPVTLVKKDDLGSLPWSDYTHLVLVGGNAALSEGVTEEVKGWIEDGGTLIATRSAALWAQGAILGRKKDEDEEKDESESEEPTERLNFSELAVRDAQDVIGGSIFAADLDTSHPLGFGYANRELPVHRNVAFTLMRPEGNPYAVPVQYNESPLLSGYASRKRLDEIGGTPSVVAERVRRGTVILMADNPVFRGTYAGTEKLLMNAIFFSGLIDAPRGEYEAGEHQHD; encoded by the coding sequence ATGCTGCGCCGCGCTCTCGCCGCCCTTGCCGCTTTTTCGATGCCGTTGGCTGCGGTGCCCGCCGCTGCCGAGCCGGTCGAATTCTTTCAGGTTGCAGGCGTCACCTATGACGAGAGCATCCCATCCTTTGAGGACAGCGCGGGCTACGAAATTGGTGAGCGTCCGGTGCGATATGGCGACCTCGTCACCTATCTGCGCGATCTTGCGGCGCGCTCGGACAGGATCACGGTAGAAACGATCGGCTACTCGCACGAACGCCGCCCGATCCTCACCTTCACCGTCACCAGCCCACAGAACCACGCGAGTATCGAGAGCATTCGCCAGACCCACCTGGCCCGCGCGCAGGGCAACGCCGCGCCCGGCGCTGCGCCGATGGTGCTGTGGATCAACTGGGGCGTGCACGGTGCGGAAACGACCGGCATGGTCGGCTCGATCCCGACGCTTTATCACCTCGCCGCCGCACAGGGACCTGAGATCGAGGCGCAGCTTCGCGATGCAGTGATCGTGCTCACCGTCGCCTTCAACCCCGACGGTCATTCGCGCCGCGTCGATCATGTCGAGAAGTTCTGGTCCTATGCCGACAACACCGACCCGAACGATGCTGCGCACAATTTGTGGGTCGATGCGCGCACCAACCATTACGGCTTCGACCTCAACCGCCAATGGCTGCTGCTGACGCAGCCTGAAAGCCAGGCGTGGATCAGCGAATGGCACAGGTGGAAGCCGATGGTGTCGGTCGACTATCACGAGATGGGTTCGGCCTCGCCATACTACTTCCACCCCGGCGAAGAGCTGCGTCGCAATCCGCTCATCCCGATGCGCGCGCGTGACCTCACCAAGCAGATCGCCCAGCGCCATGCCGCATGGATGGACAGCGAAGCGCGCCTTTATTCCAGCGAGGAAGGCTTCGACAATTTCTACATCGGCAAGGGTTCGACCTACCCGCAGATCAACGGTGCTCTGGGCATCCTGTTCGAAGCGGGCGCAGCGCGCGGCGGCGCGATCCAGACCGAGCGCGGCCTCGTCACCACAGCCGACAATGCGCGCACGCATTTCCGCACGGCGCTAACCTCGATTCAGGGCTCGCTCGATCTGCGCAATGAAATCACCGCCTACCAGCGCGATTTCTTCGCCCAGAATGCGAGGAATGGCGGCGCTGGCGGCTGGGTCTTCACTGCCGAGGGTGATCCAGAACGCGCGGCTCGCTTCGTTCGCCTGCTCAACATGCACGACATTCGCGTCACCCGGCTGGGTTCGGACGTCACCGCGGACGGGCGCACTTTCCGCGCTTCGACCAGCTATTTCGTGCCCGATGCGCAGAGCAACAACCGGATGATCCGCGGCATCTTCGAACGCATCACCGAATTTGAAGAGAACATCTTCTACGACGTCTCTGGCTGGACGCTCCCGCTCGCTTACGATCTCGAATATGCGCGCATCGGCAGCGGCAATGCCGGGACAAGCGCGGACGGCGAATTCGAGAGCGCCCCTGCGCCTGAGCGGGCGCAGTATGGCTATGTCTTCGACTGGTCGCACACCTACGCGCCGCGCGCGCTCAATCGCATTCTGTCAAAGGACATCATGGCTCGCGCCGCGATGGAGGAAGCGATGTTCCCGACTACTGCTGGCAACGTCCAGTTCGGTCGCGGCTCGATCTTCGTCCCGCTCGCGCGGCAGGAAACGTCGCAAGCCGACATCCACGCGATCATGCAGACCATCGCGGCTGAAGACGGAGTGCCCGTTTACGCGGTATCGTCCGGCTCGACGCCGGACACGGGCCGCGACCTTGGCGCGGCAGGGGTTTTCCGTTCGCTTGAGAATCCGCGCGTGGTGCTTGCCTATGATGGCGGTCTGTCACGCTACGATTACGGCGAGGTATGGTGGACGCTTGACCACAATCACCGCATGCCCGTGACGTTGGTCAAGAAGGATGACCTCGGCTCGCTTCCCTGGAGTGACTACACGCATCTCGTGCTTGTCGGCGGCAATGCTGCTCTGAGCGAAGGTGTGACCGAAGAGGTCAAGGGCTGGATTGAGGATGGCGGCACTCTGATCGCCACGCGCAGCGCGGCGCTTTGGGCGCAAGGCGCTATCCTTGGTCGCAAGAAAGACGAGGACGAGGAGAAAGACGAAAGCGAAAGCGAAGAGCCGACCGAGCGTCTGAATTTCTCCGAGCTCGCCGTTCGAGATGCGCAGGACGTGATCGGTGGATCGATCTTTGCAGCCGACCTCGACACCAGCCACCCGCTCGGCTTCGGCTATGCGAACCGCGAGTTGCCTGTCCATCGCAACGTCGCCTTCACACTGATGCGGCCCGAGGGGAACCCCTATGCGGTTCCGGTGCAGTATAACGAGAGCCCGCTGCTTTCGGGCTATGCCTCGCGCAAACGGCTCGACGAGATCGGCGGCACACCGTCGGTCGTTGCGGAGCGTGTGCGGCGCGGGACGGTCATCCTGATGGCGGACAACCCGGTCTTCCGGGGCACCTATGCCGGGACCGAGAAGCTGCTGATGAACGCAATATTCTTCTCCGGCCTGATCGACGCCCCGCGCGGCGAGTACGAAGCGGGCGAGCACCAGCACGATTGA
- a CDS encoding calcium/sodium antiporter, which yields MTYLVVLGGLVLLAIGGDLLVRGAVGLSTKLGVSPLLAGLTIVGFGTSTPELVTSLQAALQGSPGIAIGNVVGSNIANVLLILGVSAVILPLAIEPRAFRRDGLALITATLACVIAVLIGELTRPIGIALLAGMVGYVLYAYFGERRAATVEGEVHVLKAQDAGPATRFGFVMLSAFVIAGLAAAILGANLLVQGSVELARSFAISEAVIGVSVVALGTSLPELIACVVAALRKHGDVALGNVIGSNIYNVFGILGITAIVEPLDVPAEIIRLDIWVFAAATMLLLAFLRSGWRISRIEGATFIAAYAGYCAVIFS from the coding sequence ATGACCTATCTGGTGGTGCTCGGCGGGCTCGTGCTGCTTGCGATTGGCGGAGATCTCTTGGTGCGAGGCGCAGTGGGTCTCAGCACGAAGCTCGGCGTGTCGCCTTTGCTAGCCGGCCTGACAATCGTCGGGTTCGGAACGTCGACCCCTGAACTCGTCACCAGCCTTCAGGCAGCGCTGCAAGGGTCACCGGGGATCGCCATCGGCAATGTGGTTGGGTCCAACATCGCCAACGTCCTGCTTATCCTGGGGGTCTCGGCGGTCATCCTTCCGCTTGCGATAGAGCCTCGCGCGTTCCGGCGTGACGGGCTTGCGCTGATCACAGCAACGCTCGCTTGCGTAATCGCGGTGCTGATCGGGGAACTCACCAGACCTATTGGCATTGCGCTACTCGCGGGGATGGTCGGCTATGTCCTCTACGCCTATTTCGGCGAAAGACGTGCCGCGACGGTGGAAGGCGAAGTGCATGTCCTGAAGGCGCAAGATGCGGGCCCGGCCACGCGCTTTGGGTTCGTTATGCTTTCCGCATTCGTGATTGCGGGCCTCGCTGCGGCCATCCTCGGTGCCAATCTGCTGGTTCAAGGTTCCGTCGAACTCGCGCGCTCCTTTGCGATTTCGGAGGCCGTGATCGGGGTGAGCGTCGTCGCCCTCGGCACCTCGCTGCCCGAATTAATCGCCTGTGTCGTCGCCGCCTTGCGCAAACATGGTGACGTTGCGCTCGGCAACGTAATCGGCTCCAACATCTACAACGTCTTCGGCATCCTCGGCATCACCGCTATCGTCGAGCCACTCGATGTGCCAGCCGAGATTATCCGTCTCGATATCTGGGTGTTTGCCGCTGCCACCATGCTCTTGCTGGCATTCCTGCGTTCGGGCTGGCGGATCAGCCGGATCGAGGGGGCCACCTTCATCGCCGCCTATGCCGGGTACTGCGCTGTCATCTTCTCGTAG